CTGCGTCACCGCCGGACCGGCCGGGTTGATGACGCAGTCAAAGGCGTTGCCACCCTTCATATAAAAGTAGAAGAGGGGCTGTTCCGGGTTCAGGCCGAGGTCTTGGTAGAGCGCGTCCTTTAACGAGAGCAGCCGCGCCCAGAGCGTCGACAAGGACTGCAGCACGGTGATGCGGACCGCGGGGTAGGTGGTGGCATCGTTGATGGCGCCCGTGAGTTGGCGGCTCAAATCACGGCGGATGGATCGAGCCAGTGTGGATTCTTGCATCGTGCGTCCCTGGTCTGGGCGATCAACTGCCCGCCGCGGGCGGCGCTGGCGTGTTGCTGGCCAGCGAGGCGCTGGCCGCCGCCATGGCCGCTTGCACCTGCGCCTGGGCCTGGGCGACCGCCTGGGTTTGCGCCTGTATGGCTTGCTGCATGGCCTGTTGCACGGCCGATACGTTGGCTTGCAGCGCGCTCTCGGCCTGGGCGACCGCCTGCGCAGCGGCCTGCGAGCCGGCGACGTTGGCGGTGGCGGCCACGGCCGCCTGGGCGGCTGCGGCGGCGCTGGCCACGGCGGCGTCGACCTGGGCTTGCGCGGCCTTCAACGCGGCGCTCGCCGGGTCGGTGGCGGCCGCGTCGGGCTTGTCGTTGGTTGCCGGGGGCTGCGCCGGGGCCGGAGCCTGTGCAACGGTCGGGGCCGTGGCCGCGGGTGACGCTGGCGACGCGGGCAGCGGTGCCGCGGTGGCTGCTTTGGCGGCTGGTGCAACTGATGCAGCTGGTGCGGTTGCGGCGGCTTTGTTCGGGGCCGCTGCAGCCGGAGTGGGTTTGGGCGCCGGGGCCGGCGCTGGGCTGGCCTTGGCGGGGGAGGGGATGGGCTTGGTGGGTTTGGCCATGGGGTCTACTCCGGTGTCGAGGTGGGTGGGGAACTGGGCAGGCCGGAGGCTGCATCGGGCGCCACCCAGGAGCCAAACTTGCGCAACGACAACAGCCGATCCGCGCTGACGTGCAGCACCGCCTGTTGCGTGGCGTTCTGCAGCGTGAAGGTCAGGCTGGCGCCGTCCTGTCCCAGGCGGCTTTCCTTCAACCGGTTGCCGCTCAGGAACGCCTGCGCGGTGCTGAGGTACAGGTCAAACAGGCGGCGCGCCTCCGCGCCGGTTTCGGTGGTGAAGATGGTCTGCGTGACCATCTGCAGCACGGCCTGCGACAGGCGCGAAAAGCCCAGCTTGTGCCCCCGGGCCAGCCAGTTGCGCAGGCACTGTTCGACTTCGTCGGGCGAGGGCAGGCGATCGGGCAGTTGCGGGCAGTCCATCGCGCCGAAGGCCAGCGGCAGCAGGGTCTGCACGGCCTGGCTGCAGAGTTGGCCGCGCGTCGCCGCGGTGCCGCCCAGCGCATTCATCTTTTTGGAATGCGCCAGGTAGACCTGGTAGTAGTCGCAGAACTCAGGCACGGTGCGGGCCTGTTGCACCGCGAAGGCCGCCGCCTCCTGGCGCAGCGCGGCCGGGTTGTCGCCGTCCTGCCCCAGCGCCACCGCGGCCAGCGCGTGCAAGGCCACGCGGTCGTTGAAATCCAGCGCCTGAAACACGGGCGCCGCTGCGACACCCAGGTCCTGCAGGAACTCGCTGGCGCTGCGCAACTGCTGGGCGTCAACCAGGTTGTAGTCGGCCATGATGCGTTGCGTCTGCTGCACCACGGCGGCGCTGGTGTCGCCGGTTTCGGCCTGGCCGAGCGTGCGCAGGTTGGCGCTGCCCAGCGACATGAGTTTGACCGGGCTGACCCACAGGCCCAGCCCCGGCAGCAAGGCCATGGGCGAGGCGTGCAGCCCCTGCTGGACCTCGGCCAGCAGCGTGGTCTCGTCCGCCACCTCGTAGCACACCATGGGGTTGGGCAAGGCCCAGGCCAGCCACTGGGGGCCGCCGTCGATGTAGGTCAAGGTCTGGCGCGCGAGCTCAGACAGGCTTTCGCTCTTTTGGATCAGCTTGCCGGCAACGATGACAGTCATGGCGTGGGTTCTTTCACCTATCTGTGGTGCGCTTCGCTACAAGCGCGGGTCAGCCCGCCGGGTAACCCTTGATGACCGAGGCGGCCGTGGCACCGACCTGGCCGAACTCGACGTTGGCCTGCGTCATCACCTGCTGCGCCGCCGTGATCACCTCGACGTATTTCGTGTCCTTGGTCGCCAGGAGCTGGGCCATGGCCACACCGATGGCCGTGGTGGCGATGGTGGAGAGGTTGCGCAACGCATCGGCTGAATCCTGCACCGCGATGGCGGTTGACTGCGCCACCGACTGGTAGGCCTTGCCGGCCCCGCTGGTCATGACCACCTGCGGGGCCATGGTGGCCATTTGAATCTGATTGACGGTGTCGATGACCTGGGCGTTGGTGTTGTCCATGGCGAATCCTTAAGCTCTGAGATGGTCGGCGTGGGCGTGTTTACGGGGCGGGCGGTGCCGGTTGTGGCGCTGGCGTGGGCGCAGGGGCCGGTGCGGGTGTCGGTGCGGGCGCAGGAGCCGGTGTTGGCGCTGGCGCGGGTGCCGGTGTTGCGCTGGCCTGCTGTGCCAGGCTCTTCAGGTCGGCCTGGGCCTCTTGCGCGACGGTGCTGGTGGCTTCGGCCACGCCCTGCAGCGTGGTGATGGCTGCGGTGCCCTGGCTGAAGGCGGTCTGCACCACCACTTCGTTGGATGGGGCTGGCGTGGGGCCTGGCAGGGGGTTGATCACCGGTGGCGTCGGCGCGGGTGGCACCGGCGGTGGCGTGTAGGGCGGGTAGGCGTTGAGCATGCGTGCACAGGCGGCGGTCACGGATGCCGAGCTCACCATACCGGCGTTCTGCTGGCGGTTGAC
This Hydrogenophaga taeniospiralis DNA region includes the following protein-coding sequences:
- a CDS encoding RebB family R body protein, which encodes MNDAGTVNDQVVDSVNSVTTLISGQSPAHAFAMLDTVMVETLGMAMYNAVNRQQNAGMVSSASVTAACARMLNAYPPYTPPPVPPAPTPPVINPLPGPTPAPSNEVVVQTAFSQGTAAITTLQGVAEATSTVAQEAQADLKSLAQQASATPAPAPAPTPAPAPAPTPAPAPAPTPAPQPAPPAP